One stretch of Cystobacter fuscus DSM 2262 DNA includes these proteins:
- the mmsA gene encoding CoA-acylating methylmalonate-semialdehyde dehydrogenase: MSFVQLPESLITCRNLVGGEWLVPRDVPLAEVRSPYTGGVIGRVPMTSEAGVAQAVEAARAAAPGWRAMPLRERTTLMARFRSLLESHLERLSHLAASEAGKTVAEARAGLLKGLEVCDFALSLQNLDAGGAMEVSRGITCEFRREPLGVVAGITPFNFPAMVPMWMIPIALTVGNCFILKPSEKVPLTACALGELLVEAGLPRGVFSVVHGGREAVEALVAHPDVRAVAFVGSTAVARRVYSEGSARGKRVLALGAAKNHLIVAPDADEALTSQAVVDSFTGCAGQRCMAGSVMLAVGNVDHIIEQVRERASRLECGPGMGAIIDRASLTRLETAIATAEKAGARVVLDGRGQRPAGEKWAGGHWLGPTILDGVRPDMEAAQRELFGPVLSIVRVPTLSAALEVENASPYGNAASIFTTNGAVAQAVVEGARVGMVGVNVGVPVPREPFSFGGTGESKFGHGDITGVASLGFWTDLKKVTRKWSNRTDGSWMS, encoded by the coding sequence ATGTCCTTCGTCCAGTTGCCCGAGAGCCTCATTACCTGTCGCAACCTCGTGGGTGGCGAGTGGCTCGTTCCGCGAGACGTTCCGCTCGCCGAGGTGCGCAGTCCCTATACCGGAGGGGTCATCGGCCGGGTGCCGATGACGTCCGAGGCGGGGGTGGCCCAGGCGGTGGAGGCGGCGCGGGCGGCGGCGCCCGGCTGGCGCGCCATGCCCCTGCGCGAGCGCACCACGCTCATGGCGCGCTTCCGCTCGCTGCTCGAGTCCCACCTGGAGCGCCTGTCGCACCTGGCCGCGAGCGAGGCGGGCAAGACGGTGGCCGAGGCGCGCGCGGGTCTGCTCAAGGGCCTGGAGGTGTGTGACTTCGCGCTGTCGTTGCAGAACCTGGACGCCGGCGGCGCCATGGAGGTGAGCCGCGGCATCACCTGCGAGTTCCGTCGCGAGCCCCTGGGCGTGGTGGCGGGCATCACCCCGTTCAACTTCCCCGCCATGGTGCCGATGTGGATGATTCCCATCGCGCTCACGGTGGGCAACTGCTTCATCCTCAAGCCCTCGGAGAAGGTGCCGCTCACGGCGTGCGCGCTCGGGGAACTCCTGGTGGAGGCGGGCCTGCCGCGCGGCGTGTTCTCCGTGGTGCACGGCGGACGCGAGGCGGTGGAGGCCCTGGTGGCCCATCCGGACGTGCGCGCGGTGGCCTTCGTGGGCTCGACCGCGGTGGCGCGGCGCGTGTACTCGGAAGGCAGCGCGCGGGGCAAGCGCGTGCTGGCGCTCGGTGCCGCGAAGAACCACCTCATCGTCGCGCCGGACGCCGACGAGGCCCTCACCTCGCAGGCCGTGGTGGACTCCTTCACCGGGTGCGCGGGCCAGCGCTGCATGGCGGGGAGCGTGATGCTCGCGGTGGGCAACGTGGATCACATCATCGAGCAGGTGCGCGAGCGCGCCTCGCGGCTGGAGTGCGGCCCCGGCATGGGGGCGATCATCGACCGGGCGAGCCTCACGCGGCTGGAGACGGCCATCGCCACGGCGGAGAAGGCCGGCGCGCGGGTGGTGCTGGATGGGCGTGGCCAGCGTCCCGCGGGCGAGAAATGGGCGGGGGGCCACTGGCTCGGCCCCACCATCCTCGACGGGGTGCGCCCGGACATGGAGGCGGCGCAGCGCGAGCTGTTCGGCCCGGTGCTGTCCATCGTGCGTGTGCCCACGCTGTCCGCGGCGCTCGAGGTGGAGAACGCCTCGCCCTATGGCAACGCGGCCTCCATCTTCACCACCAACGGCGCGGTGGCGCAGGCGGTGGTGGAGGGCGCGCGCGTGGGCATGGTGGGCGTCAACGTGGGCGTGCCCGTGCCCCGCGAGCCCTTCTCCTTCGGCGGCACCGGCGAGTCCAAGTTCGGTCATGGCGACATCACCGGTGTCGCGAGCCTCGGCTTCTGGACGGACCTCAAGAAGGTCACCCGGAAGTGGAGCAACCGCACCGACGGCAGCTGGATGAGCTGA
- a CDS encoding GTP cyclohydrolase II: MPDKKVSNHIRLTSHPDSDTQVLPIRWGDPDPLRRGPVIATLTEPAHRNVVGTHSGSYAIYRAIAVAAGQLTQDHRADLTNTAPAVQVGPHKSWGDPNRIVSLDPWGAVAPQAFQTYVQQGMDIRPSIAITRAHINMPELRDAITAGRLKPDGKILCANGDVTVVKAAIEPVWYLPGIAKRFGLTEAALRRGLFEQTGGMFPELITRSDLDVFLPPIGGQTLYFFGEMDTIPNPDIPLAVRVHDECNGSDVFGSDICTCRPYLTHGIEVCIQTAQEGGAGVIAYSRKEGRALGEVTKFLVYNARKRQEGGDSAATYFHRTECVAGVQDMRFQELMPDSLHWLGITRIHRFVSMSDMKHDAIVNSGIEILERVPIPDSLIPADAQVEMEAKKAAGYFTTGKVASEAELQAVKGRALDA, from the coding sequence ATGCCCGACAAGAAGGTCAGCAACCACATTCGTCTCACGTCCCACCCCGACAGCGACACGCAGGTCCTCCCCATCCGCTGGGGAGACCCGGACCCCCTGCGCCGGGGCCCCGTCATCGCCACGCTGACCGAGCCCGCGCACCGCAACGTCGTCGGCACGCACTCGGGCTCCTACGCCATCTACCGCGCCATCGCCGTGGCCGCGGGCCAGCTCACGCAGGACCACCGCGCGGACCTCACCAACACGGCGCCCGCCGTGCAGGTGGGCCCCCACAAGTCCTGGGGGGACCCCAACCGCATCGTGTCCCTGGATCCGTGGGGCGCCGTGGCGCCGCAGGCCTTCCAGACCTACGTGCAGCAGGGCATGGACATCCGGCCCTCCATCGCCATCACCCGCGCGCACATCAACATGCCGGAACTGCGCGACGCCATCACCGCGGGCCGCCTCAAGCCGGATGGGAAGATCCTCTGCGCCAACGGCGACGTGACCGTGGTGAAGGCCGCCATCGAGCCGGTGTGGTACCTGCCGGGAATCGCCAAGCGCTTCGGGCTGACCGAGGCGGCGCTGCGCCGCGGCCTCTTCGAGCAGACGGGCGGCATGTTCCCCGAGCTCATCACCCGCTCGGATCTGGACGTCTTCCTGCCGCCCATCGGCGGCCAGACGCTCTACTTCTTCGGGGAGATGGACACCATTCCCAACCCCGACATCCCGCTCGCGGTGCGCGTGCACGACGAGTGCAATGGCTCGGACGTGTTCGGCAGCGACATCTGCACCTGCCGGCCCTACCTCACGCACGGGATTGAAGTCTGCATCCAGACGGCGCAGGAGGGCGGCGCGGGCGTCATCGCCTACTCGCGCAAGGAGGGCCGCGCGCTCGGCGAGGTGACGAAGTTCCTCGTGTACAACGCGCGCAAGCGCCAGGAGGGCGGTGACTCGGCCGCCACCTACTTCCACCGCACCGAGTGCGTGGCGGGCGTGCAGGACATGCGCTTCCAGGAGCTGATGCCGGACTCGCTGCACTGGCTGGGCATCACCCGCATCCACCGCTTCGTGTCCATGAGCGACATGAAGCACGACGCCATCGTCAACTCGGGCATCGAAATCCTCGAGCGCGTGCCGATTCCGGATTCGCTCATCCCCGCGGACGCCCAGGTGGAGATGGAGGCGAAGAAGGCCGCCGGCTACTTCACCACCGGCAAGGTGGCCAGCGAGGCGGAACTGCAGGCGGTGAAGGGCAGGGCGCTCGATGCCTGA